The Nitrospirota bacterium genome contains the following window.
GGTCTTCGAGCTCAGGCCCCTGACGAGGGAAGACCTCCTCCGCCTGCTCCGCGCTGCCCTCCGGGACCGGGAGCGGGGGCTCGGGGAGACGGACGTACGCGCCGATGAGGACGCCCTCCTTCACCTGGCCCGGATGGCCGACGGGGACGCGCGGAAGGCCCTCTCGGCCCTGGAGATAGCCGCCGCGACCACCCCGCCCGGGCCCGGCGGCGCGGTGCACATCACCCTTCAAGCGGCCCAGGAGTCCATCCAGAAGAAGGCCGTGGTGTACGACAAGAAGGGCGACCAGCACTACGACACCGCGAGCGCCTTCATAAAGAGCATGCGCGGCGGGGACCCCGACGCCGCCGTCTACTGGCTGGCCAAGATGCTCTACGCCGGGGAGGACCCCCGGTTCGTCGCCCGGCGCATCGTCATCTGCGCCTCTGAGGACGTGGGAAACCGCGACCCCATGGCCCTGGTGCTGGCCACCTCGGCGCTCCGGGCGGTGGAGTTCGTGGGCATGCCCGAGGCCCGCATCCCCCTTGCCCAGGCCGCCATCTACGTGGCCACGGCCCCCAAGAGCAACGCCTCCTACCTGGCCGTCGAGGCCGCCATGAAGGACGTCTCCACCGAGGAGACCGCGGAGGTGCCCGGGCACCTCCGGGACAGCCACTACCCCGGCGCGGCCAGGCTCGGGCACGGCGAGGGCTACGTCTACACCCACGACCACCCCGAGGCCGAGCAGGAGTTCCTCCCGAAAAAGAAGACCTATTACCGGAAGGAGAAGGACAGGCCCCGCAAGGGGAAGTGAGCCCCCGGCCCCGCCCCGGAGAATTTCTGTACCCCCTTTGGCCCCCCCTGTGTTATCTTATGTCACGGTCCAAAGAGCCGATGGGCATGGCTTATAAAACATAGTGATGGTATTATAGATATAGTGTTCTTTAGCAAGGAATTCGATGTCTAGGCGCGAGAAGACCGTGGCACGGGAAGGGTTCTTCTCGCTCAGGGGCGGGGAGTTTGCGGAGGCCGGCTCCTCGGCCACCGCGTTGAAGGCGGCCCTGTCCGCCCTGGGATATCCCGTGGAGGTGTCCCGGCGGGCGGCGGTCAGCGCCTTCGAGGCGGAGATGAACGTCATCATCCACGCGGTGGCCGGGACGCTCCGCTATGAAATCGGCCGGGA
Protein-coding sequences here:
- a CDS encoding replication-associated recombination protein A → VFELRPLTREDLLRLLRAALRDRERGLGETDVRADEDALLHLARMADGDARKALSALEIAAATTPPGPGGAVHITLQAAQESIQKKAVVYDKKGDQHYDTASAFIKSMRGGDPDAAVYWLAKMLYAGEDPRFVARRIVICASEDVGNRDPMALVLATSALRAVEFVGMPEARIPLAQAAIYVATAPKSNASYLAVEAAMKDVSTEETAEVPGHLRDSHYPGAARLGHGEGYVYTHDHPEAEQEFLPKKKTYYRKEKDRPRKGK